A window of Pararhodobacter sp. genomic DNA:
CGACGACAATCGTCCAGCGATCCTCCAGCTCGGCGGGCAATTTGCAATAATATTGCACGGGTTGCAGCGTCTCGGGATCGCGGTAGAGCCCGACGAAGCCGACGCGCGCCGCCGGAACCAGCTCCAGGATGCCATCCAGCAGACCGTTGCCCGCCCGCAGGATCGAGATCAGCGCCAGCTTGCGCCCCTCGAGCACCGGCGCGTCCCATTCGCACAGCGGCGTCTGAATGCGCTCGGTGGTCATCGGCAGGTCGCGCGTCACCTCATAGGCCAGCAGCATCGAAATCTCGCGCAGCAACTGGCGGAATTTCGAGGTCGAGGTGTCCACCCGCCGCATGATGCTGAGTTTATGGCTCACCAGCGGGTGATTGACGATGGTCAGGTGGTCGGTGGTGATGTTCTCTGTCATGCGCGGCCCTCGATGATCTTCAGTTTTTGCTGTCGTGTTGCGTCGTCGCAGAAGGCGGCACGCATTGCGTCGGCGTTGATGGCGCGGAAATCGTCCTCTGTCCAGCCAAAGGTCTGGGCGAGGTCCTCGTATTCCTTGACCAGCGTGGTGTGAAAGAACGGCGGATCGTCGGTGGAGATGGTGACGATCACCTCACGGTTGCGCAGCCGGTCGATCGGATGTTTGGCAAGGCTTGGGTAGACGCCCAGCGTGACGTTGGACCCGGGGCAGACCTCGAGCGTGATGCGGTTCTCGGCGAGGCGATCCACCAGCGCCGGGTCGTCGATGGATTGCACGCCGTGGCCGATCCGTTCGACCTTGAGGTGATCGAGCGCGTCGCTGACGCTTTGCGCCCCGCCCCATTCGCCGGCATGGGCGGTCAACCGGAGCCCCGCCTCGCGCGCGCAGTCAAAGGCCCAGGTGAAATCGCGCGGGTGATATTGGTTTTCATCGCCGGCAATGCCGAAACCGGTGATGAAGTCGCCGACGGTTTCCGCCGCACACAGGGCAATGGGGCGGGCCTTTTCGGGGCCGAAATGGCGGATCGGGGTGATGATGCCGCGCAGCGTGATGCCCATGGTGCGCTCGGCCTCTAGCGCGGCGTCGTGGATCGCGTGCAGGTATTCGCGCCACGCGACCAGATCGCCACCGCCGCAGAAATCAGGCGAGACAAAGGTTTCCGCGTAGATCACGCCGTCTCTGGCGCGGTCTTCCAGCACCGCTAGCGTCAGGCGGCGGAAATCCTCGGGCGTTTGCAAAGTGGTGCAGGCGGCTTCGTAGACGTCGAGGAAATGCACGAAATCGCGAAACTTGTAGCCGCCGTTCTCGTCAAAGATCTTGGCGATGTCGATATTCTTCTCTTTCGACAATCCCCGAATAAAGGCGGGTGGGGCCGCGCCCTCAAGGTGCAGGTGCAGTTCGGCCTTGGGCAGCGCGGGGTCGATGCGTTCGCTCATCGGGTGCTCCGTTACAGTAGATTTCGGCGGGGGCCGGATTGGCGCAGGCCCAGATGCGCGGCCACGGTGGCGGCGACATCGACAAAGGCACAGTGGCCGATTTCACCGGTTCCCGCGCCATGAACAAGCACCGGCACCCGCTCGCGGGTGTGGTCGGTGCCGGTCCAGGTGGGGTCGTTGCCGTGATCGGCGGTGAAGATCGCCAGATCGCCGGGGCGCAGGCGGGACAGGAAATCGGCGCAG
This region includes:
- a CDS encoding adenosine deaminase, which translates into the protein MSERIDPALPKAELHLHLEGAAPPAFIRGLSKEKNIDIAKIFDENGGYKFRDFVHFLDVYEAACTTLQTPEDFRRLTLAVLEDRARDGVIYAETFVSPDFCGGGDLVAWREYLHAIHDAALEAERTMGITLRGIITPIRHFGPEKARPIALCAAETVGDFITGFGIAGDENQYHPRDFTWAFDCAREAGLRLTAHAGEWGGAQSVSDALDHLKVERIGHGVQSIDDPALVDRLAENRITLEVCPGSNVTLGVYPSLAKHPIDRLRNREVIVTISTDDPPFFHTTLVKEYEDLAQTFGWTEDDFRAINADAMRAAFCDDATRQQKLKIIEGRA
- the upp gene encoding uracil phosphoribosyltransferase; translation: MTTDHLTIVNHPLVSHKLSIMRRVDTSTSKFRQLLREISMLLAYEVTRDLPMTTERIQTPLCEWDAPVLEGRKLALISILRAGNGLLDGILELVPAARVGFVGLYRDPETLQPVQYYCKLPAELEDRWTIVVDPMLATGNSSVAAIDLLKAAGAKKIIFLCLLAAPEGVARMQEAHPDVRVVTASLDECLNDHGYIVPGLGDAGDRMFGTK